In a genomic window of Timaviella obliquedivisa GSE-PSE-MK23-08B:
- a CDS encoding NAD(P)H-quinone oxidoreductase subunit 5: MEFIYQLAWIIPVLPLAGATLLGLGLVSYGKTVNKLRSLSSGFIVSLCGTAMVLSFALLSSQLQGHAPYTHLIDWAAAGDFHLKMGYTVDHLTAMMLVIVTTVAFFVMIYTDGYMAHDPGYVRFYAYLSLFTSSMLGLVLSPNLLQVYIFWELVGMCSYLLIGFWYDRKAAADACQKAFVVNRVGDFGLLLGILALFWSTGSFEFDVMGDRLQSLVESGALSAGLASFFAILVFLGPVAKSAQFPLHVWLPDAMEGPTPISALIHAATMVAAGVFLVARMYPVFENLPATMSVIAWTGAVTAFIGATIAITQNDIKKGLAYSTMSQLGYMVMAMGVGAYGAGLFHLMTHAYFKAMLFLGSGSVIHGMESVVGHDPALAQDMRLMGGLRKYMPITSITFFIGTLAISGIPPFAGFWSKDEILGATYAANPMLWGIGFLTAGITAFYMFRMYFSTFEGDFRGNNEDIKRQLKVAQLQKMGMSLGPGAMNPQELTLDSEAHGEHDDHGEHHQGSPHESPLSMTLPLIALAIPSIVIGLVGTPFANYFEAFIHPASEVITEVPHEVDWAEFLPMAGSSVGIALIGITLSSLFYLTRKIDAGVFVSQIKPLYQFSLNKWYFDELYDTLFVQPSRRLARQVLEVDIRIVDGVVNLAGFVTLVTGESLKYLESGRVQFYALIVFGAVLGLVLVSGIT; encoded by the coding sequence ATGGAATTTATTTATCAACTTGCCTGGATTATCCCGGTTCTGCCTCTGGCAGGAGCGACTTTGTTAGGCTTAGGTTTAGTTTCTTACGGTAAAACGGTCAATAAACTCCGGAGCTTAAGTTCAGGGTTTATTGTGTCTCTTTGTGGAACGGCAATGGTGCTGTCTTTTGCCCTGCTGTCGAGTCAGCTTCAAGGACATGCGCCCTACACGCATTTAATTGACTGGGCAGCAGCAGGAGATTTTCACCTGAAGATGGGCTATACGGTCGATCACCTGACAGCAATGATGCTAGTGATTGTCACGACTGTAGCGTTCTTTGTGATGATTTACACGGATGGCTATATGGCACATGATCCGGGCTATGTCCGGTTTTATGCCTACCTCAGCCTGTTTACTTCTTCGATGCTGGGTTTAGTTCTTAGTCCTAACCTTTTGCAGGTTTACATTTTTTGGGAACTGGTAGGCATGTGTTCCTACCTGCTTATTGGCTTTTGGTACGATCGCAAAGCTGCGGCAGATGCTTGTCAAAAAGCGTTTGTTGTTAACCGCGTTGGTGACTTTGGGCTGCTTTTAGGAATATTGGCACTGTTCTGGTCTACGGGCAGCTTTGAATTTGATGTCATGGGCGATCGTCTGCAGTCACTTGTTGAGTCAGGCGCTCTCAGCGCAGGTCTAGCCTCGTTCTTTGCCATCCTGGTTTTCCTAGGCCCTGTAGCAAAGTCTGCTCAGTTTCCTCTTCACGTCTGGCTGCCCGATGCCATGGAAGGCCCCACCCCAATTTCGGCGCTCATTCACGCAGCGACCATGGTAGCGGCTGGTGTCTTTCTCGTGGCGCGGATGTACCCCGTCTTTGAAAATTTGCCTGCAACCATGAGCGTGATTGCCTGGACAGGCGCTGTCACAGCATTTATCGGCGCTACCATTGCCATCACCCAGAACGACATTAAAAAGGGGCTGGCATATTCCACTATGTCGCAATTAGGCTACATGGTCATGGCTATGGGCGTTGGCGCTTATGGAGCAGGACTTTTCCACTTGATGACTCACGCCTACTTTAAGGCAATGCTGTTTCTGGGTTCAGGCTCGGTCATTCATGGCATGGAATCAGTAGTAGGTCATGACCCGGCATTGGCTCAAGATATGCGGCTAATGGGTGGCTTACGGAAGTATATGCCCATTACTTCCATCACATTTTTCATTGGTACTTTAGCAATTTCCGGGATTCCTCCCTTTGCCGGTTTTTGGTCAAAGGACGAGATTTTGGGCGCAACCTATGCTGCCAATCCAATGCTATGGGGCATCGGCTTCCTAACGGCTGGAATTACTGCTTTCTATATGTTTCGAATGTATTTCAGCACTTTTGAAGGCGACTTCCGAGGTAATAATGAAGACATTAAGCGACAGCTTAAGGTTGCTCAACTGCAAAAAATGGGGATGTCCTTAGGTCCGGGTGCCATGAATCCTCAAGAACTAACCTTGGACTCTGAGGCACATGGGGAGCATGACGATCATGGCGAACATCATCAGGGTTCTCCTCATGAATCTCCTCTCTCAATGACCCTGCCCTTAATTGCCTTAGCCATTCCCTCAATAGTTATTGGTCTTGTCGGCACGCCCTTTGCCAACTACTTTGAAGCCTTTATTCATCCGGCAAGCGAAGTGATTACCGAGGTGCCCCATGAGGTGGACTGGGCAGAGTTTCTGCCGATGGCAGGTAGCTCCGTTGGGATTGCGTTGATTGGGATTACGTTAAGTTCGCTCTTTTACTTGACTCGGAAGATTGATGCCGGGGTATTTGTGAGCCAAATAAAACCCCTCTATCAGTTCTCACTTAATAAGTGGTACTTTGACGAACTCTATGACACCCTGTTTGTTCAACCGAGCCGTCGCCTAGCTCGTCAGGTCTTAGAAGTAGATATTCGCATTGTCGATGGGGTAGTCAACCTCGCGGGTTTCGTCACCCTTGTCACTGGTGAATCCCTAAAGTATCTAGAGAGTGGACGGGTACAGTTCTACGCCTTGATTGTATTTGGGGCAGTGCTAGGGTTAGTCCTCGTCTCTGGTATTACCTAA
- the miaA gene encoding tRNA (adenosine(37)-N6)-dimethylallyltransferase MiaA, whose protein sequence is MSTEVLFSSPLIVICGPTATGKSGLAIALAQHLRSAIVSADSRLVYREFNIGTAKPSPSEQQQVPHYLIDICEPTETLTLAEYQRQARSAIASIESPALLVGGTGLYIRSIVKGLKIPQVPPHAELRSQLQALGQPQCYDFLCQVDPASALKIHANDQVRTLRALEVFYVTGQPISRQQGEEPPSYPILQIGLDCFEPEALEQRIAQRTSDMVAAGFVTEVEALSEKYGDLPLLKTLGYREMQQYLAGEVDLETAKALTVLHTRQFAKQQRTWFRADPAIAWFDSASSDLLPKVWDYIQHFLTEAQ, encoded by the coding sequence TTGAGTACTGAAGTACTATTTTCTTCACCCTTGATTGTCATCTGTGGCCCAACAGCAACTGGAAAATCGGGTTTAGCGATCGCCCTAGCCCAGCATCTCAGAAGCGCCATCGTTAGCGCCGATTCACGCCTGGTCTACCGAGAATTCAATATTGGCACCGCTAAACCATCTCCTAGCGAACAACAACAAGTCCCTCACTACTTAATTGACATCTGTGAACCGACAGAGACTTTGACCCTGGCAGAATATCAACGGCAGGCACGATCGGCGATCGCCTCCATCGAATCGCCTGCTCTATTAGTGGGCGGCACAGGCTTGTACATTCGCTCGATCGTCAAAGGGCTAAAGATTCCGCAAGTACCGCCTCATGCGGAATTGCGATCGCAGCTTCAAGCCTTGGGGCAGCCTCAGTGTTACGACTTCCTCTGCCAGGTCGATCCGGCATCTGCCTTAAAAATTCATGCTAATGACCAGGTGCGAACGTTGCGGGCGCTAGAAGTATTCTATGTAACAGGGCAACCCATCTCTCGGCAACAGGGCGAAGAGCCACCTAGCTATCCTATTTTGCAAATTGGGCTGGATTGCTTTGAGCCAGAGGCATTAGAGCAACGGATTGCCCAACGGACAAGTGACATGGTAGCCGCTGGGTTCGTGACAGAGGTGGAAGCGCTGTCAGAGAAATATGGGGATCTTCCACTGCTGAAAACCTTGGGGTATCGGGAGATGCAGCAATATTTGGCAGGTGAGGTGGATTTAGAGACGGCTAAAGCTTTGACAGTGCTGCATACTCGCCAGTTTGCGAAGCAGCAGCGCACCTGGTTCCGGGCTGACCCAGCGATCGCCTGGTTTGATTCAGCGTCCTCCGATCTGCTGCCTAAAGTCTGGGATTACATTCAGCATTTTTTAACTGAAGCCCAGTAG
- a CDS encoding NAD(P)H-quinone oxidoreductase subunit 4 translates to MNTATFPWLTTLILFPIIAALFIPLIPDKDGKTVRWYALIVGLINFALMVYAFYTQYDFSSSEMQLVESYSWVSSLDLRWSVGADGISMPLILLTGFISTLAILASWPVTLKPKFFYFLMLAMYGGQIGVFAVQDMLLFFFMWELELIPVYLLLSIWGGKKRLYAATKFILYTAGGSLFILVAALAMAFYGDTVTFDMRSLMQKDFPLQFQLFAYAGFLIAYAVKLPIFPLHTWLPDAHGEATAPVHMLLAGILLKMGGYALIRMNVEMLPEAHVYFAPVLIILGIVNIIYAALTSFAQRNLKRKIAYSSISHMGFVLIGISSFTDLGLSGAVLQMVSHGLIGASLFFLVGATYDRTHTLILDEMGGVGQKMPRIFAMFTACSMASLAMPGMSGFVAELMVFVGFSTSSAYDLTFKVIVVLLAAVGVILTPIYLLSMLREIFYGPENKELTSHEALIDAEPREVFIIACLLIPIIGIGFYPKLLTQIYDVKTQAITAQLQRSLTTVAEWQEQSKSIAVLQAPALD, encoded by the coding sequence ATGAATACTGCTACTTTTCCTTGGCTAACCACCCTAATTCTCTTCCCTATTATTGCAGCGTTGTTCATTCCACTAATTCCAGATAAGGATGGTAAAACGGTTCGCTGGTATGCCTTGATAGTGGGGTTAATTAACTTCGCTCTCATGGTCTACGCTTTCTACACCCAGTACGATTTTTCTAGCTCTGAGATGCAGTTGGTAGAAAGTTATTCCTGGGTGTCTTCTCTCGATCTGCGTTGGTCGGTCGGGGCAGATGGCATCTCCATGCCGCTCATTTTACTGACAGGCTTCATTTCGACCCTGGCTATCTTGGCATCTTGGCCTGTTACGCTCAAGCCGAAGTTCTTTTACTTCTTGATGCTAGCGATGTATGGCGGTCAGATTGGAGTCTTTGCGGTTCAAGATATGCTGCTGTTCTTCTTCATGTGGGAGTTAGAACTGATCCCGGTTTATCTGCTCCTGTCAATTTGGGGTGGTAAGAAGCGGTTGTATGCAGCGACCAAATTTATTTTGTACACGGCAGGGGGATCACTGTTTATTTTGGTAGCGGCACTGGCGATGGCATTTTATGGTGATACCGTCACCTTTGATATGCGATCGCTTATGCAAAAGGATTTTCCGTTGCAGTTCCAGCTTTTCGCCTACGCTGGATTTCTCATTGCCTACGCGGTCAAGCTCCCTATATTCCCCCTTCACACCTGGCTCCCCGATGCTCACGGCGAGGCAACTGCCCCAGTTCACATGCTCTTAGCAGGTATTTTGCTGAAGATGGGCGGGTATGCCCTGATTCGGATGAACGTGGAGATGTTACCAGAGGCGCACGTTTACTTTGCCCCTGTGCTGATCATTTTAGGAATCGTCAACATTATCTATGCAGCGTTAACTTCCTTTGCCCAGCGCAACCTCAAACGTAAAATTGCCTATTCTTCTATCTCCCACATGGGATTCGTGCTGATTGGTATCTCGTCCTTTACTGACCTGGGCTTAAGCGGTGCGGTGCTGCAAATGGTTTCCCACGGCTTGATTGGCGCTAGTCTTTTCTTCTTAGTCGGGGCAACTTACGATCGCACCCATACTCTCATCTTGGATGAAATGGGTGGAGTGGGGCAAAAAATGCCTCGCATCTTTGCCATGTTTACCGCTTGTTCGATGGCATCTTTGGCAATGCCTGGAATGAGCGGCTTTGTGGCAGAACTCATGGTGTTTGTAGGTTTCTCTACTAGCTCTGCCTACGACCTGACCTTCAAGGTTATTGTGGTGCTTTTGGCGGCGGTTGGGGTCATTCTAACTCCTATCTATCTACTCTCTATGCTGCGGGAGATTTTCTATGGCCCTGAAAATAAAGAACTCACGTCTCATGAAGCGCTAATTGACGCTGAGCCTCGTGAGGTTTTTATCATTGCCTGTCTCTTGATCCCCATCATTGGGATTGGCTTTTATCCTAAGCTGTTGACTCAGATTTACGACGTTAAGACTCAAGCCATTACGGCTCAGTTACAGCGATCGTTGACCACGGTGGCAGAATGGCAAGAGCAATCAAAGTCAATTGCTGTTCTCCAAGCCCCAGCACTTGACTAG
- the gyrB gene encoding DNA topoisomerase (ATP-hydrolyzing) subunit B has protein sequence MTTTDYGADQIQVLEGLEHVRKRPGMYIGSTGPRGLHHLVYEVVDNSVDEALAGHCKEILVTLNADGSVTVVDDGRGIPIDTHTKTGKSALETVMTVLGAGGKFGGGGYKVSGGLHGVGVSVVNALSEHVEVKVWRDHKLHTQRYHRGAPTGELQVESIGGDRTGTSVTFLPDTTIFTTGIAFDYTTIAGRLRELAYLNGGVKTIFTDNRIEDLPNHQPHVETYYYEGGIREYIAYMNKDKQALHDEVIYVQGERNNVQIEVALQWCEDAYTDTLLGFANNIRTIDGGTHLEGLKAVLTRTMNSIARKRNKIKEGESNLAGENVREGLTGVISVKVPDPEFEGQTKTKLGNTEVRGIVDSLVGEVLSEYLEFRPGVADSILDKAIQAFNAAEAARRARELVRRKSVLESSTLPGKLADCSSRDPSESEIFIVEGDSAGGSAKQGRDRRFQAILPLRGKILNIEKTDDAKIYKNTEIQALITALGLGIKGEEFDATQLRYHRICLMTDADVDGSHIRTLLLTFFYRYRRAMVEQGYIYIACPPLYKVERGRNHYYCYSERERDQIIAGFPENAKYEIQRFKGLGEMMPQQLWDTTMNPESRTLKRIEIEDAAEADRIFTVLMGDRVAPRREFIETYGPRLNLMDLDI, from the coding sequence ATGACGACGACAGATTATGGTGCTGATCAGATTCAAGTTTTAGAAGGGCTTGAGCATGTTCGCAAGCGTCCGGGCATGTACATTGGCAGCACTGGCCCACGAGGGTTGCACCATCTAGTGTACGAGGTTGTAGACAACTCCGTTGATGAGGCGCTTGCCGGGCATTGTAAGGAAATTCTGGTGACTTTGAACGCTGACGGTTCCGTCACGGTAGTTGATGATGGACGCGGTATTCCTATCGATACTCACACCAAAACTGGCAAATCTGCCCTAGAAACAGTTATGACTGTGTTAGGTGCAGGCGGTAAATTTGGCGGCGGCGGCTACAAGGTTTCGGGTGGACTGCACGGAGTCGGTGTTTCTGTCGTTAATGCTTTATCTGAGCATGTAGAAGTTAAAGTCTGGCGTGACCACAAGCTGCATACCCAGCGATATCATCGCGGTGCTCCTACGGGCGAACTTCAGGTCGAATCGATTGGGGGCGATCGTACAGGTACTTCGGTCACCTTCCTGCCCGACACGACTATTTTTACCACAGGTATTGCCTTTGACTACACCACGATAGCGGGTCGTCTCCGGGAATTGGCATACCTCAATGGCGGTGTCAAAACCATCTTCACCGACAACCGCATTGAGGATTTGCCTAACCATCAGCCCCATGTCGAAACCTATTACTACGAAGGTGGCATTCGGGAATACATCGCCTACATGAACAAGGACAAGCAAGCCTTGCATGACGAGGTGATTTATGTGCAAGGTGAGCGGAACAATGTCCAAATTGAAGTGGCGCTGCAATGGTGTGAAGATGCTTACACCGACACGCTGCTGGGCTTTGCGAACAATATTCGTACCATTGATGGCGGGACTCACCTGGAAGGCTTGAAGGCAGTCCTGACGCGGACGATGAACTCGATCGCCCGCAAACGCAACAAAATCAAAGAAGGTGAATCTAACCTGGCGGGTGAGAACGTCCGGGAAGGTCTAACAGGCGTTATTTCGGTTAAAGTTCCTGATCCTGAATTTGAAGGACAAACCAAAACCAAGCTGGGCAACACCGAAGTCCGAGGCATTGTCGATTCTTTGGTGGGTGAAGTCCTCAGTGAATACCTGGAGTTTCGCCCAGGCGTTGCTGATTCAATTCTTGATAAAGCCATTCAAGCGTTTAACGCGGCTGAGGCGGCACGTCGTGCTCGTGAACTAGTGCGGCGGAAGTCGGTGCTTGAGTCTTCAACGCTGCCGGGTAAGCTAGCAGACTGTAGCTCACGTGATCCTTCAGAGTCGGAAATCTTTATTGTGGAAGGAGACTCGGCAGGAGGATCGGCAAAACAAGGGCGCGATCGTCGGTTCCAAGCAATCCTGCCGTTGCGGGGAAAAATCCTCAACATCGAAAAAACCGATGATGCCAAGATCTACAAAAACACCGAAATTCAAGCGCTGATTACGGCTCTAGGGCTAGGCATTAAAGGCGAAGAGTTTGATGCTACTCAACTCCGCTATCACCGGATCTGTCTGATGACCGACGCTGACGTAGATGGTTCGCACATTCGCACCCTGCTGCTGACGTTTTTCTACCGCTATCGACGAGCAATGGTGGAGCAAGGCTATATTTATATCGCTTGCCCTCCTCTTTATAAAGTAGAGCGCGGACGCAACCATTACTACTGTTATAGTGAGCGCGAACGCGACCAGATCATTGCTGGATTTCCTGAAAATGCCAAGTACGAAATCCAGCGGTTCAAAGGTTTGGGCGAAATGATGCCGCAGCAGTTGTGGGATACCACCATGAACCCCGAAAGCCGGACACTGAAGCGGATTGAAATTGAAGATGCTGCCGAAGCCGATCGCATCTTTACCGTGCTGATGGGCGATCGGGTGGCACCTCGCCGCGAGTTTATCGAAACCTATGGTCCTAGACTCAACCTCATGGATCTAGATATCTAA
- a CDS encoding mechanosensitive ion channel, producing MNAISFGVFPELDLSYLFQISWLAQAPVQPVPVQSAPIQPGASAASGLFQGTGFQFGQFIPSFLGALVILIVGWLVATIVASLIQSLLKKTGIDHRVSGMAGQRRGEAPFPIGKWVATAVYWLILAFTLVAFLNALRLESVSTPLNAFLQQILSYLPRLGSAAVLLGVAWIIATLAKTLVTTGLSRFNLDDKLRQQTGDMGGESPIVVSETLGNALYWFVFLFFLPLVLDVLQLQGPLTPVQNLLDQILSALPKILTAIIIGAIGWLVARIVKGITTNLLAAIGTDQLGARMGFNRSAGGMSLSTLLGTVVYVLVLIPTAIAALNALDIAAISTPAVAMLNQVLTKLPQILTAGLIVALFYFIGRFVSDLVANILTSIGFNNITSLLGIPPLPRPVRPIVVQPVQPIDQPIDEIGMGINTPRTEALLPSRTPSEIVGIVTLVGIILFGVVTATEVLGLPALTALVNGILAVSVRVLVGIAIFAVGLYLANLAFKLITLSGGRQANLLGQTARICILAFVAAMSLQQMGIASSIVNLAFGLLLGAVAVAVALAFGLGGRDIAAEKIRGFLNSFEDGKS from the coding sequence ATGAATGCAATCAGTTTCGGTGTTTTCCCTGAGTTAGACCTGTCTTATCTATTTCAGATATCTTGGTTAGCTCAAGCACCCGTTCAGCCTGTACCTGTTCAGTCGGCACCTATTCAGCCAGGAGCAAGTGCGGCATCTGGACTTTTTCAAGGGACTGGCTTTCAGTTTGGTCAGTTCATTCCCAGCTTCTTGGGAGCGCTGGTTATTTTGATTGTGGGTTGGCTTGTTGCAACTATTGTTGCGAGTTTGATTCAAAGCCTTTTGAAAAAGACGGGCATTGATCACCGAGTCTCAGGGATGGCGGGTCAGCGCCGAGGTGAAGCGCCCTTTCCGATTGGCAAGTGGGTGGCAACAGCCGTTTATTGGCTAATTTTGGCGTTTACACTGGTGGCATTCCTCAATGCGCTTCGTCTTGAAAGTGTTTCAACTCCCCTCAATGCCTTCTTGCAACAGATCCTCAGCTATCTGCCCCGTCTGGGTTCTGCGGCTGTGCTGCTAGGAGTTGCTTGGATTATTGCAACGCTGGCAAAGACGCTAGTGACGACTGGGTTATCTCGCTTTAACTTAGACGACAAGTTGAGACAGCAGACTGGCGACATGGGTGGAGAAAGCCCAATCGTTGTTAGCGAAACTTTGGGGAACGCCCTCTACTGGTTTGTATTCTTGTTTTTCTTGCCGTTAGTGCTGGATGTCTTGCAACTGCAAGGGCCGTTGACTCCGGTACAAAATCTGCTTGATCAGATTCTGTCGGCTCTACCGAAGATTTTGACAGCGATTATTATTGGGGCGATCGGTTGGTTGGTGGCTCGGATCGTCAAGGGCATTACAACTAACTTGCTGGCAGCGATCGGCACCGATCAATTAGGCGCACGGATGGGCTTTAACCGTTCTGCGGGCGGAATGTCGCTCTCGACGCTGCTGGGTACGGTTGTGTATGTGCTGGTGCTAATTCCGACGGCGATCGCCGCCCTCAATGCCCTCGACATTGCCGCCATTTCTACTCCAGCGGTGGCAATGTTAAACCAAGTGCTCACGAAACTGCCCCAGATTCTAACGGCAGGGCTAATCGTGGCGCTATTCTACTTTATTGGGCGATTTGTCTCCGACTTGGTGGCTAACATCTTGACCAGCATTGGGTTCAACAATATTACTTCTTTATTAGGTATTCCCCCTCTGCCTCGCCCTGTCCGACCAATCGTGGTTCAACCCGTTCAACCAATTGACCAACCGATTGATGAAATAGGCATGGGCATCAATACCCCCCGTACTGAAGCCCTGCTGCCTAGCCGCACCCCTTCGGAAATCGTTGGCATTGTCACCCTGGTTGGCATCATTCTCTTTGGTGTGGTAACTGCTACAGAAGTTTTAGGACTGCCTGCCCTGACCGCTTTAGTGAATGGCATTTTGGCAGTTTCTGTGCGCGTCTTGGTTGGTATCGCCATCTTTGCAGTAGGTCTGTACTTAGCTAACCTGGCATTCAAACTGATTACTCTTTCGGGGGGGCGTCAGGCTAATTTGCTGGGTCAAACTGCTCGCATCTGCATTTTGGCATTTGTTGCAGCAATGTCTCTTCAACAAATGGGCATTGCTAGCAGCATTGTTAACCTGGCTTTTGGTTTGTTGCTGGGTGCGGTGGCAGTCGCCGTAGCGCTAGCTTTTGGCTTGGGCGGTCGGGACATTGCCGCAGAAAAAATTCGGGGCTTCCTCAACTCCTTTGAAGATGGCAAGTCTTGA
- a CDS encoding S41 family peptidase, giving the protein MNQAHRFSRLMQAALYGGAIATTTAISLLTSPSSPAAQPTFQDSPKAVLDEAWQIINREYVDTTFNKVNWLASRQVLLSQEYSSTREAYAALKEQIQKLDDPYTRFMDPQQYQSLTNQTSGELSGVGIRLQVDVTTKVLTVVEPIENSPASAAGILAGDRIVAIDSKPTAGMTVEDASQLIQGEVGSPVTLRIERGATPARDTLLTRARIEVPNVMSSVKQEGNAKIGYIRLTEFSSHAPEQMQRAIKKLTEQQVQGFVLDLRNNPGGLLQAAVEISRMWIDSGSIVRQVNRVGESTEMSANQTSLTKLPLTVLVNGNSASSSEILTGALLDNRRATIVGSQTFGKALVQSVHGLSDGSGLAVTVAHYYTPAGTDISQKGITPNIRIDLTEQQQMAFSVNQALVATQADPQYKEAVKALQTSFAMS; this is encoded by the coding sequence ATGAATCAAGCCCATCGCTTTTCCCGCCTGATGCAAGCAGCGTTGTATGGTGGGGCGATCGCCACAACCACTGCAATTTCTCTGCTCACATCTCCTTCAAGCCCCGCTGCTCAACCCACTTTTCAAGATAGCCCGAAGGCAGTTTTGGATGAAGCATGGCAAATCATCAACAGAGAATACGTCGATACCACTTTCAACAAGGTCAACTGGTTAGCCTCTCGTCAAGTTCTTCTGAGCCAGGAATACTCCTCTACTCGTGAGGCTTACGCTGCCCTCAAAGAACAGATTCAGAAGCTGGACGATCCCTATACGCGTTTCATGGATCCTCAGCAGTATCAATCTTTGACCAATCAAACATCGGGCGAACTATCAGGCGTTGGGATTCGGCTACAGGTTGATGTCACGACCAAAGTTTTGACTGTTGTTGAACCCATTGAAAATTCTCCAGCAAGTGCCGCAGGAATTTTGGCAGGCGATCGCATTGTGGCGATTGATAGCAAGCCTACAGCAGGCATGACCGTTGAAGATGCCTCTCAGCTTATTCAGGGCGAAGTAGGCAGTCCGGTTACTCTGCGAATTGAACGAGGCGCGACCCCTGCTAGGGACACGCTTCTGACTCGGGCGCGAATTGAGGTGCCTAATGTCATGTCGTCGGTGAAACAAGAGGGTAATGCTAAGATTGGCTACATTCGCCTCACCGAGTTCAGCAGCCATGCGCCCGAACAAATGCAGCGAGCTATCAAGAAGCTGACCGAGCAACAAGTGCAAGGCTTTGTCCTAGATTTACGAAATAATCCAGGGGGTTTATTACAAGCTGCCGTTGAAATTTCCCGGATGTGGATTGACAGTGGTTCTATCGTTAGGCAAGTGAATCGGGTGGGTGAGAGTACTGAAATGTCTGCCAACCAAACCTCTCTAACCAAGCTTCCGCTAACAGTTTTGGTCAATGGCAATTCTGCAAGCTCCAGTGAAATTTTGACAGGCGCTTTACTCGATAACCGCCGAGCGACGATTGTGGGGAGCCAAACTTTTGGTAAGGCGTTGGTGCAATCGGTTCATGGGCTTAGCGATGGCTCTGGTCTAGCGGTTACAGTGGCACATTACTATACCCCTGCTGGGACAGACATTAGTCAAAAAGGTATTACGCCCAATATTAGAATAGACCTGACCGAACAGCAGCAAATGGCTTTCTCAGTGAACCAGGCGCTAGTGGCAACTCAAGCTGACCCGCAGTACAAGGAAGCCGTTAAGGCTTTGCAAACCTCTTTTGCCATGAGCTGA
- the hetR gene encoding heterocyst differentiation master regulator HetR, protein MIKDIDLIKRLGPSAMDQIMLYLAYSAMRTGGHRHGAFLDAAATAAKCAIYSTYLEQDQNLRMTGHLHHIEPKRVKVIVEEVRQALTEGKLLKMLGSQEPRYLIQLPYVWLEQFPWQPGQSRISGTSLTLEEKRQIEEKLPSNLPDARLVNSFQFMDIIEFLHERSQEELPLEQQMPMSEALAEHIKRRVTYSGTVTRIDSPFGMPFYALTRAYYSPVDEQERTFIMVEDTARFFRMMKDWADREQGAMRVLEELDIPVEQIPQALEELDEVIRGWADKYHQGNGQSFILQMVVGFKEEQSNL, encoded by the coding sequence ATGATTAAAGACATAGATCTGATCAAACGCCTCGGTCCCAGCGCCATGGATCAGATTATGCTGTATCTGGCTTACAGTGCCATGCGCACAGGCGGGCATCGGCATGGTGCTTTTTTAGATGCAGCAGCAACGGCTGCTAAATGCGCCATTTACTCAACCTATCTAGAGCAAGATCAAAACCTCCGGATGACCGGACATTTACACCATATAGAACCCAAGCGGGTTAAGGTCATTGTTGAAGAGGTGCGGCAAGCATTGACAGAGGGCAAACTCCTGAAAATGCTAGGTTCTCAAGAACCTCGTTATTTAATTCAACTGCCCTACGTTTGGTTAGAACAATTTCCTTGGCAGCCGGGTCAGTCACGGATTTCTGGAACAAGCCTTACCCTGGAAGAAAAGCGGCAAATTGAAGAAAAGTTGCCTTCTAACTTGCCTGATGCGCGGCTCGTGAACTCGTTTCAGTTTATGGACATTATTGAGTTTCTCCACGAGCGCTCCCAAGAAGAACTTCCTCTAGAACAGCAAATGCCCATGAGTGAGGCACTAGCAGAGCATATTAAGCGACGGGTGACCTATTCCGGCACAGTTACCCGCATAGACTCGCCCTTTGGGATGCCTTTTTATGCCCTAACCCGCGCCTACTACTCTCCTGTTGATGAGCAGGAACGCACTTTTATTATGGTGGAAGACACTGCACGCTTCTTCCGCATGATGAAAGACTGGGCAGACCGAGAACAGGGAGCAATGCGGGTTCTGGAAGAATTAGACATCCCTGTAGAGCAAATTCCTCAAGCTTTAGAAGAGCTTGATGAAGTCATTCGTGGCTGGGCAGACAAATATCATCAAGGGAATGGGCAGTCTTTCATTTTGCAAATGGTTGTGGGTTTTAAGGAAGAGCAATCTAATCTTTAA